TCATATCATTATTTAATTCAAAATTTTCATTTTTAATCTTAAAAAATTCTATGTTTTCATCTATACTTTCTTTTTTGAACGTTGATATACAACTGCAAATTCCTATATTTTTAAATATAGAACATCCTAAAAAATCTATTATTTCTTTTATATTGATATTTTTACTTATATATGATCTTAAATATTTGCCCGAAGGACTCTCTAGGAAATATCTAGGTGTTATTATACTTCCAATACCATCTTCATCTAACATTTGTATTATTTTTTTATAAAAGCAATAATAAATATCTGATTTATCCTTATAAACCTCACTATAACTTTTCATTATTTCTTTTTTATAATCATTATTTAATTTTTTTTGACCTACATAGGGTGGATTCCCTATTATATAATCAAATTTCTCATTCCATTCATAACGTAAACTATCACAACAATATAAATTAAATTTTTGGATATTATAATCTCCTCGCTTATTTTTCAAGCTTATTTTTAATATTTCAATAGCACTTGAGTCTATATCAGCACCATAGATACAATTTGTTACTATATGATTATGAATATTATTGATGTTCCAATAATCGCTCCCGTACAAATTACTTAACTCAAATAAGTTTTTTTCAATAATTTCATATAAAATATCATATGCTTCTAACAAAAAATTTCCACATCCACATGATATATCAAGTACTTTAGGAGATGGATTTTTTAATATGTCATGATATTTTAACGTATTTTCTAAAATATATTTTACAATAAATTTAGGTGTATAATATATGCCCTTACTTTGTTTAATATCAGTGCTCAAATTATTTTCATAAGCTTTTGACATCTTAAAATTATCATCTCTTGCAATCTCTACCTCTAACCCCATATTCCCCTCCAAGTAAAGCAACTTATCATTTGTTTATTAAGAACTTCATTTAAATTTTCTCTATTGTATAAATTATAGCACAATTATTTAACCCATTTTTCTTGTATCCATTTAAGGTGCTTTGATATATCATAATTGGTTCCTAAATCAATTAAGTATTGTAGAGACTCACAATCATCCATACCTATATCTCTATCTATTCTAGGATTGATTCTCTCATAATTATCTTCTAAGAGCATTTTAGAAAATATTTGGCTCATCTGAGCATTTCCTTCTAATGTCATAGATATAATTGGGAAATCTGGGTTTTTGCTTATAATCCAGTCTAGCGCTCCCCAAGATGTTGTGTCTTGCTTTATACTATTAAAGTTATAACCTGTTCCAAATGATAATAATCTTAGATCTTCCTTATATTTACCTATTTCTTTAGAAATTGAATGAATGACACATGATACCCCTGGATCTGTAGCTATTATTCCTCCATCTATATGGTTTTGATATGTTGGAAAAAATACAGGTGCAGCGCTACTTGACATTGCCACGTCTATAACTCTTTCATTTTCTGTCGCAGAATTCGGTATATTATTGTAAAATACAGGTTTCCATTCACTTGTTTCACTCCCAATATAAAAACTAGGTATAACTACCAATTTTCCTAAATCTTTTAACTTTAGCTTTTCAGGAAAAACACTAAGTAGAAGCTCTTTTAAATTTGTATTATTATACTTAGGTCTTAGCATCTCTGAATATGATTTATCAAATATATAATCAACATTTTCTTTAGAATATAACTGTCTCACTTCACTACAGCTTAATCCATACGCTAAACCTAATGCTATTAAGCTACCCGTTGATGTTCCTCCTAACATATTAGTTTTTCTTATTATATCAGGCATTTTTTTTTGTATATTCTCAAATATACATATACTTAGAGCACCCCTCAGCCCTCCTCCATCAAAAGAAACTATATTAAAAGTAGAGTTTTCCATTATTTTACCTCCATAATAAAAATAAACTTTAGTGTATATCTATGCATAAAAAAATAGGATGTTTCCATCCTATTTATATACTTCATATATTTAGTTATTTTAAAAGTTCTTTATATTCATGTATTTCTACTGGCTTTGAAAATACATATCCTTGCACAACTTCACATCCAGTAGACTTTAGTACTTCTACTTGGTTTCTATTTTCAACACCTTCACATACTGTACTTAGACTTAAATTTTTTGACAAACTAAGGATTGACTTAACCATAACCTCTGTTTTTTCATTATTTTCTATATCTAATAGCAATGATCTATCTAATTTTAATACATCTATAGGTATATCCTTTAAATTACTTAGATTCGAATTCCCAGTTCCAAAGTCATCCATTGCAACTTTTATTCCTAACGACTTTATTTCAGTTAATTTTTTATTTATAAATTCAATATCATTTAATGCTGTTGTTTCAGTTATTTCTATTTCTATCAACTTTGGATTTACTTTATACTTAGCAAGAATTAATTTTAAGTTTTCTACTAAATCCTGCTGATATAATTCAACTCTCGATAGATTTATTGCGACAGGTACAACATTTATTCCTTCTTCTGTCCAGTCCTTTATTTTAGAACAAACTTCTTCAAAAACCCACTTCCCTATATTATTGATAAATCTTGTTTTTTCAGCTATAGGTATAAATGTCATAGGGCTTATCATTCCTATAGTTGGATGTTGCCATCTTATCAAAGCTTCTGATCCAACAATTTTTTCATCATTTATATTAAATTTTGGTTGATAATGTAATATTAATTCATTATTTTTTATAGAGTAAAATAGATCTTGTTCTAACTGCATAAGTTTTTTCTTCTCTTGGCTTAACTTTTCATCAAATATAGCATAATTTTGATATCTATACTCCTTTGATTTTAATCTAGCCATATCTGCGTTATCTATTATTTTTTTTATATTGAATTCTTTCTGTATATCATAAATTCCTATAGATAGATCTATATTTATATCTAAATCTGAACTTGAAATATTTCCTATTTTATTGGTTATAGCTTGCGCTATATATGGAACTTTTTTTTCTTTATTATATAGTTCCATTAGAATTCCAAAAACATCTCCTGTTAATCTTCCATAAACTATTCTATCTCCAAAATATAACTTTAAATTTTTTGATATACACTTTAAAATTTCATCTCCTGTTTTATATCCATACACATCATTTATTAATTTAAATTTGTCTATATCAAAACTTACCATTATACAATTACTAGATTTTCTATTTTGTAAATAATATTTTGCCTCTACAATAAATTTATCATAATTTATAAGTTCAGTTAATGCATCTTTTGATATGGCTGATTTAATTTGCTTGCAATTATATTTTTTTATTTTTTTTATAATTAAATATATTAACAATATCATTGATATAAGTATTACTATTATACAAATTACAACTCTATTTATATCTTCTTTATCTAAAAATATAAAGCTTAAATCACAGATATTTTCAGTTTCATTTTGCATTTTAATTATTCCTATATATTTTTTAGATTCTTTAGGTAATTTTCCTATATTTTTATTTAACTCTACATTTATTGATTTTATATCTATAGAGTCTTTATACTTTGCATTTTTTATAATACCTTTAGTATGTATTAAAAAAAATAAATTTCCTAACAATACTATAGTCATAACTAAGAACGTTGTAATGCACAAAGTATTATTTTTCAACATATTATTAAATTTTTCCATAATATTTCCCCTATAAGATATTTTATTTTTTGTTATTTATTGGATATTTTAAACATATAATGTATTATAAGTTACTAAATTAGCTAAATCAATAATTTCGCTAAAAATTGCAACCGTCTATTATTTTAATTTTTTTTTATAATTTTTTTATATTTCCCATTATTTAACATTTAAAAATTAACATAAAAATAATGCATAGCATTTTTTATGCTATGCATTATTTTTATTTACTATTTTCATCTAAAAATGTTAAAATTCCTTGAGCTATACCTTCTGATAATTGATTTTGATATTTTTCATCTAAAAGTTTTTGTTCTTCTTTATAGTTGCTGATAAATCCGCATTCAACTAATGCAGCCGGCGCAGTTGTATCCCTTAAAACTTGAAATATATCTTCTTTAATACCTCTATCTCTAATTTTTATATACGATCCAATCGTATGTTGTATAGTTTCAGCTAGATGCGAAGATTTATCATTAGAAGGAGCATTGGCTCTATAATAAGTTTCAATTCCGTACGCACTATCTCCTCCAGCCTCTGCATTCATATGTATAGAAACTAACACATCTGCATTCTGAGTTTCTGATGTTTTTACTCTTTCTGACAGCTCTACAAATTTATCTTCTGTTCTAGTAAGCACAACCTGTACATCATTTTGTCTAGATAATATACCTGCGACTTTTTTACTAATTTCAAGAGCTAAATCTTTTTCATATACTTTTTTATCTGACTGTTTATTTCTAGTACTATATCCTTTATTTCCAGGATCTTTTCCTCCATGTCCAGGGTCAATAACTACAGTATATTTTTTTTGAAGTCCATCCGTTTGTTCTTCCTCTATATTAAACTGTTTTTTGGCCTCTAATGCTTTTTTCTTTTCTACTTCAGCTTGTTTTTTAGATTCCATATTTTTTACCACAGTAGATATACCTGTAGTCGCTTTAACCATACCAAACATAAATATACCTATTATGCTAAACAATAGTATTAACTTTTTTTTATTAACCTTTTTTTTCTTCTTTATATTTTTTTTCCGTGAAGTGTTTTTTACTTGTGTTTTACTATTAACTCTTTTTTTAGTTGACATTGTTGTACCTTTCCCTAAATTATTTACAATAAGTGTATTTTATCACCTAAAATGGGATATTTCAACATATGTCATATATTATTATCTATAACTTTTTATGGAAATTATAAATTTAGCCTCCTAAAGTTACATCTTGCTTATTATACCAATTAAAAGCATCTGGTATATGATTTTCATTAAATGAAGGCCAATAATCGTCAATAACATAAAAATCAGCATAAATAGATTGAACTGGTAAGAATCCACTTAAACGTCTTCTTCCTCCCCATCTTATTATTAAATCTAATCTTGAGATATCAAATGATTGTATATTTTCATGTATATTATTTTTATTTACTTGTTGAGCATCAGTTAAAGTATTTAAATCCCAGTGCCATCCATAATTCACTAATAAATTTGCCTTTATTTGACCTTTCTTCGGTTCGCATCTTTTTGTATATGGTAATAATTCCTTTGGAAACATTGGAGACTTAGTATTTCCCATTACTAAAAGAGCTGCCCCTTCGTTTATCAATAAATTAGCTGCATCTACACATGCTTTCGTAAATGCTTCTGTTTGATAAGATGGTCTCTTGGTATTGTCAGTAGTAAATCCATAAAAAGTTACCTCTTCTACTCCTAAATCTCTGCACTGTCTATATGCATCTAACCCAGGATCTAATCCACTTTCATATCCTTTTTCTTTTGTCATTCCTTGATTTTGAGCCCATCTTCTATTTCCATCTGGTATTATACCTACATGTTTTGGTATTCTCATATATTTTCACCTCTCTATATTGGTGATTATTTACATTTTTTAGGAATATTACTCTATATTTCTCAAATAATAATTAATAATATAGTTTATTGTATTCATTGCTTTAATAAAAAAAATATAGTAGACTAATAATTAATAGTTTCCATAATTTTATAAATTTTACATTTTTTATATCATTTATGCAAGTTATATATCTGTAATCATAATTTTATGGATTTGTATATGTGGTAATTACTAGGAGGTTATTATGAAAAATTTATTAACATTATTTTCCTTAATATTAACTTTAGGTTTGGTAGGATGTTCTCAAAAAAACGAAGTAAAAGATGTTCCTATTAATGACATTAAGTCTGCAATAAATACAGAGTCACTTTTACCTATACAGCCTGTTGCAGATGTTGATGCTAAAGAATTTTATGCATTTGAAAAAGTAAAAGATAAAATTAAAGAAGGTTTTGTAATACAAGCTATGATGAATGTAAAATTACAAGATGTATTTGTAGTTAAAACTGATGATGTAGATTCTATAAAAAAATCAATTGAAGAATATAAAGACAATTCTTTGAAAATGTTTGCTGATGGGTATGGTGGAGAAGATAATGTAGATGCTGTAAACAACTCCATTTTAGAAAGTAAAGGAAATTATGTTTATTTTATAGCTACTAAAAATGCTAAAGATATTGAGTCTAAAATTTTAGAAGTTATAGAGTAGATTCTAAAGATGTTTTAAAATGCAAATATGTTACTATTTTAAAACATCTTTTCATGTAATTAAATTTTATATAATTAAGATAGAGTGTTATAAGATAAATTTAAATTTACGATATCAATTAACATATATAAATTTAT
Above is a genomic segment from Romboutsia lituseburensis containing:
- a CDS encoding Eco57I restriction-modification methylase domain-containing protein, with protein sequence MGLEVEIARDDNFKMSKAYENNLSTDIKQSKGIYYTPKFIVKYILENTLKYHDILKNPSPKVLDISCGCGNFLLEAYDILYEIIEKNLFELSNLYGSDYWNINNIHNHIVTNCIYGADIDSSAIEILKISLKNKRGDYNIQKFNLYCCDSLRYEWNEKFDYIIGNPPYVGQKKLNNDYKKEIMKSYSEVYKDKSDIYYCFYKKIIQMLDEDGIGSIITPRYFLESPSGKYLRSYISKNINIKEIIDFLGCSIFKNIGICSCISTFKKESIDENIEFFKIKNENFELNNDMNLNKLVRSDLFEKIIINQQDLNEEWLIVNEQDKQFLKKIHKKCNYRLDDIAISFQGIISGCDKAFIIDNQNELVDKIDKSILKSWIKNKHISKYIIEDSNKNLIYSNDIKDEEEYIFEITEIIGKYKDKLANRRECKKNIRKWYELQWGREKSLFEQVKIMYPYKCKENRFAIDYNYNYCSADIYSFYIKDEYKNDFSYEYLVGILNSCIYEKYFKLIGKKISKNIYDYYPNKVMKIKIFKDENYEKIEFLSRKMIKVLQGNEKNNEVINSLQYEIDKLVKLSLSI
- a CDS encoding DUF4358 domain-containing protein codes for the protein MKNLLTLFSLILTLGLVGCSQKNEVKDVPINDIKSAINTESLLPIQPVADVDAKEFYAFEKVKDKIKEGFVIQAMMNVKLQDVFVVKTDDVDSIKKSIEEYKDNSLKMFADGYGGEDNVDAVNNSILESKGNYVYFIATKNAKDIESKILEVIE
- a CDS encoding N-acetylmuramoyl-L-alanine amidase family protein, which encodes MSTKKRVNSKTQVKNTSRKKNIKKKKKVNKKKLILLFSIIGIFMFGMVKATTGISTVVKNMESKKQAEVEKKKALEAKKQFNIEEEQTDGLQKKYTVVIDPGHGGKDPGNKGYSTRNKQSDKKVYEKDLALEISKKVAGILSRQNDVQVVLTRTEDKFVELSERVKTSETQNADVLVSIHMNAEAGGDSAYGIETYYRANAPSNDKSSHLAETIQHTIGSYIKIRDRGIKEDIFQVLRDTTAPAALVECGFISNYKEEQKLLDEKYQNQLSEGIAQGILTFLDENSK
- the uppS gene encoding polyprenyl diphosphate synthase produces the protein MRIPKHVGIIPDGNRRWAQNQGMTKEKGYESGLDPGLDAYRQCRDLGVEEVTFYGFTTDNTKRPSYQTEAFTKACVDAANLLINEGAALLVMGNTKSPMFPKELLPYTKRCEPKKGQIKANLLVNYGWHWDLNTLTDAQQVNKNNIHENIQSFDISRLDLIIRWGGRRRLSGFLPVQSIYADFYVIDDYWPSFNENHIPDAFNWYNKQDVTLGG
- a CDS encoding patatin-like phospholipase family protein, yielding MENSTFNIVSFDGGGLRGALSICIFENIQKKMPDIIRKTNMLGGTSTGSLIALGLAYGLSCSEVRQLYSKENVDYIFDKSYSEMLRPKYNNTNLKELLLSVFPEKLKLKDLGKLVVIPSFYIGSETSEWKPVFYNNIPNSATENERVIDVAMSSSAAPVFFPTYQNHIDGGIIATDPGVSCVIHSISKEIGKYKEDLRLLSFGTGYNFNSIKQDTTSWGALDWIISKNPDFPIISMTLEGNAQMSQIFSKMLLEDNYERINPRIDRDIGMDDCESLQYLIDLGTNYDISKHLKWIQEKWVK
- a CDS encoding putative bifunctional diguanylate cyclase/phosphodiesterase produces the protein MEKFNNMLKNNTLCITTFLVMTIVLLGNLFFLIHTKGIIKNAKYKDSIDIKSINVELNKNIGKLPKESKKYIGIIKMQNETENICDLSFIFLDKEDINRVVICIIVILISMILLIYLIIKKIKKYNCKQIKSAISKDALTELINYDKFIVEAKYYLQNRKSSNCIMVSFDIDKFKLINDVYGYKTGDEILKCISKNLKLYFGDRIVYGRLTGDVFGILMELYNKEKKVPYIAQAITNKIGNISSSDLDINIDLSIGIYDIQKEFNIKKIIDNADMARLKSKEYRYQNYAIFDEKLSQEKKKLMQLEQDLFYSIKNNELILHYQPKFNINDEKIVGSEALIRWQHPTIGMISPMTFIPIAEKTRFINNIGKWVFEEVCSKIKDWTEEGINVVPVAINLSRVELYQQDLVENLKLILAKYKVNPKLIEIEITETTALNDIEFINKKLTEIKSLGIKVAMDDFGTGNSNLSNLKDIPIDVLKLDRSLLLDIENNEKTEVMVKSILSLSKNLSLSTVCEGVENRNQVEVLKSTGCEVVQGYVFSKPVEIHEYKELLK